A region of Gemmatimonadaceae bacterium DNA encodes the following proteins:
- a CDS encoding aminotransferase class I/II-fold pyridoxal phosphate-dependent enzyme, translated as MSPRHPLELSGDAMRALGAQVVEVSVRHFETLRDRPVSTPMLSRATTEALLRTPIPQHGEDPHALVQWLADHVFGPPLHSDHPRFYAFVPSPSNFVSAAADLLTSAHNVFMGHWMASSTASQIELIVVDWLRELCGLPAEGGGIMVSGGSMANLCAVATAREAILRGPDDRGTLYCSDQTHSSLAKGVRLIGFRREQRRTVPTDDQLRLSVPALERMIAEDRAAGRRPFCVVANGGTTNTGAVDPLRELAALCAREGLWLHVDGAYGAAAVITERGRVALDGLGLADSITLDPHKWLFQPYELGCLLVRDARRLRDAFALEHDDHADYLADVTRHVESEVNFYEMGPQLTRSFKALKLWLSLRTFGLDAFRRAIDVGFDMAEEAARALDEDGRWEVVTPPQMGVVSFRWRGDGTHTAEEIEAITARSVDAMRHDGYALVMSTSLRGRAALRLCPIHPGTNAGEIRETVRRLSVFSEAAALAVGSSAGA; from the coding sequence ATGTCACCCCGTCATCCGCTGGAACTCTCCGGCGACGCCATGCGTGCGTTAGGCGCGCAGGTCGTCGAGGTCTCGGTTCGTCACTTCGAGACGCTGCGCGATCGGCCCGTCTCCACGCCGATGCTGTCGCGTGCCACCACCGAGGCCCTGCTGCGCACGCCTATTCCGCAGCACGGCGAAGACCCGCACGCGCTGGTGCAATGGCTCGCGGACCATGTCTTTGGCCCGCCGCTCCACAGCGACCATCCGCGCTTCTACGCCTTCGTTCCGAGTCCGTCGAACTTCGTGAGCGCCGCGGCCGACCTGCTCACGAGCGCCCACAACGTGTTCATGGGCCATTGGATGGCCTCGAGCACGGCGTCGCAGATCGAGCTGATCGTGGTCGACTGGCTGAGGGAGCTGTGCGGGCTGCCGGCGGAGGGCGGCGGGATCATGGTGAGCGGCGGCTCCATGGCCAACCTGTGCGCGGTGGCCACGGCGCGCGAGGCGATCCTCCGCGGACCGGACGACCGTGGGACGCTCTACTGCTCGGACCAGACGCACTCATCGCTCGCCAAGGGTGTACGTCTGATCGGCTTTCGGCGCGAGCAGCGTCGCACCGTGCCCACCGACGATCAGCTGCGCCTCTCGGTCCCCGCGCTCGAGCGCATGATTGCCGAGGATCGCGCGGCCGGTCGACGGCCATTCTGTGTCGTGGCAAACGGCGGCACGACCAACACCGGCGCGGTGGACCCGTTGCGCGAACTCGCCGCACTCTGCGCCCGCGAGGGCCTGTGGCTCCACGTCGACGGCGCGTACGGTGCGGCAGCGGTCATCACCGAACGCGGACGCGTCGCCCTCGACGGGCTCGGGCTCGCCGACTCCATCACGCTCGATCCGCACAAGTGGCTGTTTCAGCCGTACGAGCTGGGCTGTCTGCTCGTGCGGGACGCGCGCCGCTTGCGCGACGCCTTCGCGCTCGAGCACGACGACCACGCCGACTACCTCGCCGACGTCACGCGACACGTCGAGTCGGAGGTCAACTTCTACGAGATGGGGCCGCAGCTCACGCGATCGTTCAAGGCGCTCAAGCTCTGGCTCTCGCTGCGGACCTTTGGCCTGGATGCATTCCGTCGCGCCATCGACGTTGGCTTCGACATGGCCGAGGAGGCGGCGCGCGCGCTGGACGAGGACGGACGCTGGGAGGTGGTGACGCCACCGCAGATGGGGGTCGTGTCGTTCCGATGGCGCGGTGATGGCACGCACACGGCGGAGGAGATCGAGGCCATCACGGCGCGCTCGGTCGACGCCATGCGCCACGACGGGTACGCCCTCGTCATGTCGACGTCGCTCCGTGGGCGGGCTGCGCTGCGCCTCTGCCCGATCCACCCCGGCACGAACGCGGGTGAAATTCGCGAGACCGTGCGTCGCTTGAGCGTGTTCTCTGAGGCGGCGGCTTTGGCCGTGGGGTCGTCAGCCGGCGCGTAA
- a CDS encoding DUF853 family protein, with amino-acid sequence MNPDVIASAASAFGSSGPSITLGAVVHEGECHPSPTVRIPLAMMNRHGLIAGATGTGKTKSLQLIAEQLSAQGVPVFLADIKGDVAGIAVPGEASAKVTARATDTGYAWHAQGFPVEFLSLSGTRGAQLRATVSSFGPLLLSKALGLNETQASVLAMVFKYCDDKSLLLLDLSDLRAALQYLSDEGADELREYGGMSKATVGVLLREMVELEQQGAGSFFGEPAFELDDLLAVERDGRGLVSVLALQDAQQKPALFSTFMLWMLASLFNEMPEIGDVDKPRLVFFFDEAHLLFKDASPALLAQIEQTVRLIRSKGVGVFFITQSPKDIPETVLAQLGNRVQHALRAFTPDDEKDLRAAARTFPKTTFYDIPATLTSLGIGEALVVSLQPSGAPTPPFAARMIPPQSRMGPLTDAELAQRIQTPQVKRYAQAIDRESAREMLAARHAAEATAPTAEDEAPRRRGSAASSEAPGGVLGQILGSSVGKSVLRTAAVAVTGTLVRGVLGALVGSSRRRRR; translated from the coding sequence ATGAATCCCGACGTCATCGCTTCCGCTGCCTCTGCCTTTGGCAGCTCTGGCCCCTCGATCACCCTTGGCGCCGTGGTGCACGAAGGGGAGTGCCACCCGTCGCCCACCGTCCGCATCCCGCTCGCCATGATGAATCGCCACGGCCTCATCGCCGGCGCGACGGGAACGGGAAAGACCAAGTCGCTGCAACTCATCGCCGAGCAACTTTCGGCACAGGGAGTCCCTGTTTTTCTGGCCGACATCAAGGGTGACGTCGCGGGCATCGCGGTTCCGGGCGAAGCGTCGGCCAAGGTCACCGCGCGAGCGACGGACACGGGGTACGCCTGGCACGCTCAGGGCTTCCCCGTGGAGTTCCTGAGCCTGAGTGGCACGCGGGGCGCCCAGCTCCGGGCCACCGTGTCGAGCTTCGGACCGTTGCTGCTGAGCAAGGCGCTCGGCCTCAACGAGACTCAGGCCAGCGTGCTGGCGATGGTGTTCAAGTACTGCGACGACAAGAGCCTGCTCCTGCTCGACCTGAGTGACCTGCGGGCCGCCTTGCAGTACCTGAGCGACGAGGGTGCCGACGAACTGCGTGAGTACGGCGGGATGTCGAAGGCCACCGTGGGCGTGCTCCTGCGCGAAATGGTGGAGCTGGAGCAGCAGGGCGCCGGGAGCTTCTTCGGTGAGCCGGCCTTCGAGCTCGACGATCTGCTCGCGGTCGAGCGCGACGGGCGAGGCCTGGTGAGCGTACTCGCCCTGCAGGACGCCCAGCAGAAGCCCGCCCTGTTCTCCACGTTCATGTTGTGGATGCTGGCCAGCTTGTTCAACGAGATGCCCGAGATCGGCGATGTCGACAAGCCCAGGCTCGTGTTCTTCTTCGACGAAGCCCACCTGCTGTTCAAGGACGCATCCCCCGCGCTGCTGGCGCAGATCGAGCAGACGGTGCGCCTGATCCGTTCCAAGGGCGTGGGCGTGTTCTTCATCACGCAGAGTCCGAAAGACATCCCCGAGACCGTGCTCGCGCAGCTCGGCAACCGCGTGCAGCATGCCCTGCGCGCCTTCACTCCCGACGACGAGAAGGACCTGCGCGCCGCGGCGCGGACCTTTCCGAAGACCACGTTCTATGACATCCCGGCCACACTCACCTCGTTAGGTATCGGCGAAGCGCTCGTGGTGTCCCTGCAACCGAGCGGCGCGCCGACGCCGCCGTTTGCCGCACGCATGATCCCGCCGCAGTCGCGGATGGGGCCGCTCACCGACGCCGAACTGGCACAACGGATCCAGACGCCGCAGGTGAAGCGCTACGCCCAGGCGATCGACCGGGAGAGCGCGAGAGAGATGCTGGCCGCGCGCCATGCCGCCGAAGCGACCGCGCCGACCGCCGAGGACGAGGCCCCGAGGAGGCGAGGATCGGCCGCATCGTCGGAAGCGCCGGGCGGCGTGCTGGGCCAGATCCTTGGCAGCAGCGTGGGCAAGAGTGTGCTGCGCACTGCCGCCGTCGCCGTGACCGGAACGTTGGTGCGCGGTGTGCTCGGCGCACTGGTCGGGTCGTCGCGCCGCCGCCGGCGATGA
- a CDS encoding NUDIX hydrolase — protein sequence MTVRVLTADPRGMRTLELLDDFPLADARDARDHARMIELLATTTDPFSREQFIPGHFTASAFVVSRTHDRVLLIAHPTLSLWLQPGGHIEPEDVEPVAAARREVREETGLDAAMSDALFDLDIHKIPARGSAPPHQHFDLRFLAEVDGLPQPGSTELVDARWLTPEAALALSLDASVHRMVSLWRRRARSGTVD from the coding sequence ATGACCGTCCGCGTGCTCACCGCGGACCCTCGCGGGATGCGGACGCTGGAACTCCTCGACGACTTCCCCCTGGCCGATGCGCGCGACGCGCGAGACCACGCGCGCATGATCGAACTGCTTGCCACAACGACGGACCCGTTCTCGCGCGAGCAGTTCATTCCGGGGCATTTTACCGCCAGCGCGTTCGTGGTCTCGCGCACGCACGATCGGGTGCTGCTCATTGCCCACCCTACGCTCTCGCTGTGGCTTCAGCCCGGTGGCCACATCGAGCCCGAAGACGTCGAGCCCGTGGCCGCGGCTCGGCGCGAGGTCCGTGAGGAGACGGGCCTCGACGCCGCGATGTCCGACGCGCTGTTCGACCTCGACATCCATAAGATTCCAGCGCGCGGGAGTGCGCCACCACATCAGCACTTCGACCTCAGATTTCTCGCTGAAGTCGATGGACTTCCGCAACCAGGGAGCACGGAACTGGTCGACGCGCGATGGCTCACGCCCGAGGCCGCGCTCGCGCTCAGCTTGGACGCCAGCGTGCATCGCATGGTGTCCCTGTGGCGGAGGCGAGCGCGGAGCGGCACGGTTGATTGA
- a CDS encoding TonB family protein: MRAQSVHHGLVIWHADVRRSDTHPFPPEATMYVKLPESARNRKRSFGGTLLSTLVHAVVVGGTVVATGAEVQRQREPETPSRVVYVAPPPDRVTAARPPESSTPRIPTNLEPVVPAVPRTIDLSVVPPSLPATTSTIGTISEALFRRVPRDSTPVGPAMPPSDQPLTETMVERVVQPLGGNPVPRYPSLLANTGIEGVVYAQFVVDTMGRVEPASIRFPKSDHVLFERAVRDVLVRSRYRPAEVGEHRVRQLVEQAFSFALKR, translated from the coding sequence ATGCGCGCGCAATCCGTCCATCACGGCCTCGTCATCTGGCACGCCGACGTTAGGCGAAGCGACACCCACCCGTTCCCGCCGGAGGCGACCATGTACGTCAAGCTCCCCGAGTCCGCACGGAATCGCAAGCGCTCGTTCGGTGGCACTCTGCTCAGTACGCTCGTCCACGCCGTTGTCGTGGGCGGCACCGTGGTCGCCACCGGCGCCGAAGTGCAGCGCCAGCGTGAACCCGAGACGCCGAGTCGCGTGGTATACGTCGCACCGCCACCGGATCGCGTCACCGCGGCCAGGCCCCCGGAGTCGTCGACGCCGCGGATCCCCACCAACCTCGAGCCGGTGGTTCCGGCGGTGCCGCGCACGATCGATCTCTCCGTGGTCCCGCCCTCGCTCCCGGCCACGACCTCGACCATCGGGACGATCAGCGAAGCGCTCTTTCGCCGGGTGCCGCGTGACTCGACGCCTGTGGGCCCAGCCATGCCTCCCTCGGACCAGCCGCTCACCGAGACGATGGTCGAACGCGTCGTCCAACCCCTCGGCGGGAACCCCGTGCCGCGCTACCCGTCACTGCTGGCCAACACCGGCATCGAAGGCGTGGTCTACGCGCAGTTCGTCGTCGATACGATGGGCCGCGTGGAGCCCGCATCGATCCGGTTCCCAAAGAGCGATCACGTTCTGTTCGAGCGCGCCGTTCGCGACGTTCTCGTGCGTTCGCGCTATCGACCGGCCGAAGTCGGCGAGCACCGCGTGCGCCAACTGGTGGAACAGGCCTTCTCGTTTGCGCTCAAGCGGTGA
- a CDS encoding carboxypeptidase regulatory-like domain-containing protein, which yields MRVRWVLAAVAGLLGIPLGAQVVRGVVRDTRSGAPIPGVLVSLEVVADTAAGDAEGQASLARSVLSDDHGEYTVRAGTAGRWIVSARRVGLRRWVSAPFDLGTGETRRLDITLAAIDFTATLPVVAVSGVTACDVEPGDRERIAALWDEARTALVSAQLALRDRRFTASVVRYTRELAPVSLRVLREELATRRGVAERAFVSESTSLLSSDGYVRPDDDGGYTFSAPDAEVLTSTAFVREHCFGLGPRTRARPGLSGLAFRPTRERRAPDIEGTVWLDSATHALRLVEFRYVNLPEELREGFANGEVQFGHLDNGTWYVSKWYIRTPVWRAPVATSRMPVNTRPELAYFREHGGDVALAGRAAATPVAKLAGVAMDSTGRVALRGATVRLAGISHRAPVRPDGTFTLDSLRAGAYTLELVHPDYDALGVLAAEQDLDVSEGRAARTAVQALGTRQVLRVLCGFGEFGDRDVAAIRVRVTDSTNTAVPGAMVHVRYTSFDVVRTSGAALVQRPILVKLAADANGVALFCDVPARQPVRIEVLGVDDKVATRHTLTLPRHALVPLMLRR from the coding sequence GTGAGGGTTCGATGGGTGCTCGCCGCGGTCGCTGGGCTGCTGGGCATCCCGCTCGGCGCTCAGGTCGTGCGTGGTGTGGTGCGGGACACGCGCTCCGGCGCCCCGATTCCCGGGGTCCTCGTTTCGCTGGAGGTCGTGGCGGACACCGCTGCCGGCGACGCTGAAGGCCAGGCCTCGCTGGCGCGTTCCGTCCTGAGCGACGATCACGGGGAGTACACGGTGCGAGCCGGAACGGCCGGTCGCTGGATCGTAAGCGCCAGACGCGTGGGACTGCGGCGATGGGTGTCTGCGCCGTTTGACCTTGGCACGGGCGAAACGCGCCGACTGGACATCACCCTCGCGGCGATCGACTTCACGGCCACGCTGCCGGTGGTCGCGGTCAGCGGCGTCACGGCCTGCGATGTCGAGCCGGGCGACCGTGAGCGTATCGCCGCGCTTTGGGACGAAGCGCGCACCGCGCTCGTCTCCGCACAATTGGCGCTGCGCGATCGGCGTTTCACGGCGTCGGTCGTGCGCTACACGCGGGAGCTTGCGCCGGTGAGCCTGCGCGTGCTGCGCGAGGAGTTGGCCACCCGACGTGGCGTCGCGGAGCGCGCGTTTGTGTCAGAGTCAACCTCGCTGCTGTCGTCCGACGGGTATGTTCGACCGGACGACGACGGCGGCTACACCTTCAGCGCGCCCGACGCCGAGGTGCTCACGTCGACCGCGTTCGTGCGCGAGCACTGCTTTGGCCTCGGCCCGCGGACCCGGGCGCGGCCCGGGCTGTCAGGACTGGCGTTCAGGCCCACCCGCGAGCGGCGCGCGCCCGACATCGAGGGCACCGTCTGGCTTGACTCTGCCACCCATGCCCTGCGCCTGGTCGAGTTCCGATATGTGAACCTTCCGGAGGAACTTCGCGAGGGCTTCGCCAACGGCGAGGTGCAGTTTGGTCACCTCGACAATGGCACGTGGTACGTCTCGAAGTGGTACATCCGCACGCCGGTGTGGCGCGCGCCGGTCGCCACGAGCCGGATGCCGGTGAACACGCGCCCCGAGCTGGCGTACTTCCGCGAACACGGCGGCGATGTCGCGCTGGCCGGCCGCGCGGCGGCGACGCCGGTCGCCAAACTGGCCGGCGTGGCTATGGACAGCACGGGCCGGGTGGCGCTGCGAGGCGCAACGGTGCGGTTGGCCGGGATCTCGCATCGCGCTCCCGTGCGCCCCGACGGGACGTTTACGCTCGACTCCCTGCGCGCCGGCGCTTACACGCTTGAGTTGGTGCATCCCGACTATGATGCTCTCGGCGTTCTCGCGGCCGAACAGGATCTCGACGTGTCGGAGGGTCGGGCCGCCAGGACGGCCGTGCAGGCGCTGGGCACGCGTCAGGTGCTGCGAGTGTTATGTGGCTTTGGCGAGTTTGGTGACCGTGATGTTGCCGCCATTCGCGTGCGGGTCACCGACAGCACGAACACGGCGGTCCCAGGCGCCATGGTGCACGTTCGCTACACCAGCTTCGACGTCGTGCGCACCTCGGGCGCCGCGCTCGTCCAGCGTCCCATCCTGGTGAAGCTGGCCGCCGACGCCAACGGCGTTGCGCTCTTCTGCGATGTGCCCGCTCGGCAGCCGGTGCGCATCGAGGTGCTCGGCGTCGACGACAAGGTGGCGACGCGACACACGCTGACCCTGCCAAGACACGCCCTGGTCCCACTGATGCTGCGTCGATGA
- a CDS encoding carboxypeptidase regulatory-like domain-containing protein produces the protein MNVRRALLAAILLCLAAPLRSQVVRGRVNERATGAALAGVLVELTDSASADGLASALTDADGTYAMRAPRAGRFVVSAKRTGMRRYVSPALQIEASETVVHDLVLDRTAVMLPEVAVTMVRLCDVSPRSARVPALWEEARTALLAAQISLRDRRYSATVVRYVRELDPRTRRVRSETRSQAVGVVSRPFTAIDPESLSVNGYRAPRSDGGVIYHGLDAEVLLSDAFVRDHCFEEVSGRRDRRGLAGIGFRPVASRSLPDVAGTLWLDAATMELRFVEFAWSRMATGADSAGVGGEVHFARLDDGAWFVRRWFVRLPVVGRVGAPVATDATSAPWVLVRPGDLRLREEGGEVTGVKRSTGRPDA, from the coding sequence ATGAACGTGCGCCGGGCTCTTCTCGCTGCGATCCTGCTGTGCCTCGCCGCGCCGCTGCGCTCCCAGGTCGTCCGGGGCCGCGTGAACGAACGTGCGACCGGCGCCGCGCTCGCGGGCGTTCTCGTCGAGCTGACCGACAGCGCGAGTGCGGATGGACTGGCTTCTGCGTTGACGGACGCGGACGGGACGTACGCGATGCGTGCGCCGCGAGCCGGGCGCTTCGTGGTTTCGGCCAAGCGCACTGGCATGCGACGGTATGTCTCGCCCGCGTTGCAGATCGAAGCGTCCGAGACTGTCGTACATGACCTCGTGCTCGACCGCACGGCCGTCATGCTCCCCGAGGTCGCGGTCACGATGGTGCGTCTCTGCGACGTATCGCCCCGCAGCGCGCGCGTGCCGGCACTCTGGGAGGAGGCACGCACGGCGCTCCTCGCCGCGCAGATTTCGCTCCGCGACCGACGCTACTCGGCGACCGTCGTGCGCTACGTGCGCGAGCTCGACCCGCGGACTCGCCGCGTGCGGAGCGAAACGCGGTCCCAGGCCGTTGGCGTCGTTTCGCGACCCTTCACCGCGATTGATCCGGAGTCGCTCTCCGTCAATGGATACCGGGCGCCGAGGTCGGATGGGGGCGTCATCTACCATGGGCTCGACGCCGAGGTTCTGCTCTCGGACGCCTTCGTGAGGGATCATTGCTTTGAAGAGGTAAGCGGCCGTCGCGATCGGCGTGGCCTGGCGGGCATCGGGTTCCGTCCGGTTGCCTCGCGGTCCCTCCCTGATGTGGCCGGCACGCTGTGGCTCGACGCGGCAACGATGGAGCTGCGTTTCGTCGAGTTTGCGTGGTCGCGCATGGCCACCGGCGCCGACTCGGCTGGCGTGGGGGGCGAGGTGCACTTCGCCAGGTTGGACGACGGCGCGTGGTTCGTGCGGCGATGGTTCGTCAGACTGCCTGTCGTAGGTCGCGTGGGCGCTCCGGTGGCGACCGACGCCACGAGCGCTCCATGGGTGCTCGTGCGTCCGGGCGACCTGCGATTGCGCGAGGAGGGTGGCGAGGTCACCGGCGTGAAGCGGTCCACCGGGCGGCCGGACGCGTAG
- a CDS encoding response regulator transcription factor gives MTGRLRVVIADDHNVVREGLRLILAEADGIHVVGEARDGEEAVRVVQQVKPDVVLMDLMMPKLDGVGAARALAAAGSPARILILTSATDGQGIGDAVRAGVMGYLMKDVLSAELIAAIRNAAAGIPTLHPYAQRQLMLEVATPVERSPLEVLTPRERDVLRLIVAGLGNKQIAGRLSLSAGTVKGYVSEIFEKLGVGDRTQAALLAVRHGLDAWPDA, from the coding sequence ATGACCGGGAGGCTGCGCGTCGTCATTGCCGACGATCACAACGTGGTGCGTGAAGGCCTGCGCCTCATCCTCGCCGAAGCGGACGGCATACACGTCGTCGGCGAGGCGCGTGACGGCGAGGAGGCCGTTCGCGTGGTTCAACAGGTGAAGCCGGACGTCGTGTTGATGGACCTGATGATGCCAAAGCTCGACGGTGTGGGGGCCGCCAGGGCGCTGGCGGCCGCGGGCAGTCCGGCCAGGATCCTGATCCTGACGAGCGCCACGGACGGCCAGGGGATCGGCGATGCGGTGCGTGCCGGCGTGATGGGCTATCTGATGAAGGACGTGCTGTCGGCGGAGCTGATCGCGGCGATCCGCAACGCGGCCGCCGGGATCCCGACACTGCACCCGTACGCGCAGCGTCAGCTCATGCTCGAGGTCGCAACACCGGTCGAGCGTTCGCCGCTCGAGGTGCTCACGCCACGCGAACGCGACGTGCTGCGTCTGATCGTCGCCGGGCTCGGCAACAAGCAGATTGCCGGCCGGCTTTCGCTCAGCGCCGGGACGGTCAAAGGCTATGTGAGCGAGATCTTCGAGAAGCTGGGGGTCGGTGATCGCACGCAGGCGGCCCTGCTCGCCGTGCGGCACGGGCTCGACGCCTGGCCCGACGCGTAG
- a CDS encoding GAF domain-containing sensor histidine kinase, with product MRTVLAALGAETELAPLLDRIVRAACQLLDADHGTIGLLDEEAGVVRTRAGHNMPASEVGAEMAVGVGIAGEVLRTGRALAFARYGDVPTPTQPDMLDHAVVGMPIVWHQGLIGVFGIGRAPRKGRAAPVFTRADFTTLRTFARYAAIAITSARQYRAEQERAERFALVTRVGRIVTADLNLEELLQRAADAVHEILGYPNTAIPLIEPADPEVLRLRVTGGSYKGIVRGEHRQSIHTGIMGAAAVDQRPVLVNDVASDPRYIVVPGSQGIVAELAVPILLGDRCLGVLNVESDNRFTQNDVDVLRIVADQLAIAIENARLHASARNIAAVEERHHLARDLHDSVTQILFSMTLVAQSLEPAWRRDPDEGARRGHRLLELSQQALAEMRALLVELRSAEDATSRISPAEAARRIPQVRDQGLFAALRALARAIGGEGLGVRIRTSGTEPVEARVADAVYRIAQEALNNVAKHARATRVRIVLECMADEVRLLVDDDGIGVVKAIRTSGKRGGMGVAFMKERAEVLGGSLELIRGVSRGTRVLARIPLRTPPT from the coding sequence GTGCGCACCGTCCTCGCCGCGCTCGGCGCGGAGACGGAGCTGGCTCCGCTGCTCGACCGCATCGTCCGCGCCGCGTGCCAGCTCCTCGATGCGGATCACGGGACCATCGGCCTGCTGGACGAAGAGGCCGGCGTCGTTCGCACCCGGGCGGGGCACAACATGCCGGCCTCGGAGGTCGGTGCGGAGATGGCGGTGGGCGTCGGGATCGCAGGCGAGGTGCTGCGCACAGGACGTGCGCTGGCCTTCGCGCGGTACGGCGACGTGCCTACGCCTACGCAGCCGGATATGCTCGATCACGCCGTCGTGGGTATGCCCATCGTGTGGCATCAGGGGTTGATCGGCGTATTCGGGATCGGTCGCGCGCCACGAAAAGGGCGCGCCGCCCCAGTGTTCACGCGGGCCGACTTCACCACGCTGCGGACGTTTGCACGCTACGCCGCGATCGCCATCACGTCGGCACGACAATACCGGGCCGAGCAGGAACGCGCGGAGCGGTTTGCGCTGGTCACGCGCGTCGGCCGCATCGTGACGGCGGACCTCAACCTCGAAGAACTCCTCCAGCGTGCGGCCGACGCGGTGCACGAGATCCTCGGCTATCCGAACACGGCGATCCCGCTGATCGAACCGGCCGATCCCGAGGTGCTCAGACTGCGGGTGACCGGCGGGAGCTACAAGGGCATCGTGCGCGGTGAGCACCGGCAATCCATCCACACGGGCATCATGGGCGCGGCTGCCGTTGATCAGCGCCCTGTGCTCGTGAACGACGTGGCGAGCGACCCACGCTATATCGTCGTGCCGGGGTCACAGGGCATCGTGGCCGAGCTGGCGGTGCCCATCCTGCTCGGCGACCGCTGCCTCGGCGTGCTCAACGTCGAGAGCGACAACCGGTTCACGCAGAACGACGTGGACGTGCTGCGCATCGTGGCCGACCAGCTTGCGATCGCGATCGAGAACGCGCGACTCCACGCGTCGGCGCGCAACATCGCCGCGGTGGAGGAGCGGCATCACCTGGCGCGGGACCTGCACGACTCTGTCACGCAGATCCTCTTCAGCATGACGCTGGTCGCACAGTCGCTCGAGCCGGCCTGGCGACGCGATCCCGACGAGGGCGCTCGACGCGGTCATCGACTCCTTGAGCTGAGCCAGCAAGCGCTCGCCGAGATGCGGGCGCTGCTGGTCGAGCTGCGGTCGGCCGAAGACGCGACGAGCCGCATCTCGCCCGCCGAGGCGGCGCGTCGCATTCCGCAGGTCCGCGACCAGGGCCTGTTTGCGGCGTTGCGAGCGCTGGCCCGGGCGATCGGTGGCGAGGGGCTCGGCGTGCGTATCCGCACGAGCGGCACCGAGCCGGTGGAGGCGCGCGTGGCCGACGCGGTCTACCGCATTGCACAGGAGGCCCTGAACAACGTGGCCAAACACGCAAGAGCCACGCGGGTGCGAATCGTACTCGAGTGCATGGCCGACGAGGTGCGATTGCTGGTGGATGACGACGGCATTGGTGTGGTGAAGGCGATCCGGACGTCGGGGAAGCGGGGCGGGATGGGCGTCGCCTTCATGAAGGAGCGCGCCGAAGTGCTCGGCGGATCGCTCGAACTCATCCGCGGTGTCTCGCGTGGTACGCGCGTGCTGGCCCGCATTCCCCTTCGAACCCCGCCGACATGA
- a CDS encoding gamma-glutamyl-gamma-aminobutyrate hydrolase family protein, with the protein MSKRPIIGVTTQTLQAIDGIPSGLPTSDVMNQRYYIAVALAGGAPVLVPLLDDEPDALRGAYEACDGVLIPGGVDIDPRYFNEDPHPRLGRTDGARDRVELQLARWSVEDRKPLLGLCRGLQVINVALGGTLWQDLEDQYAGAIKHDYFPNFGFERDHLAHEVVLTRGSKLRSMMELERIPVNSMHHQGIKVLAQGLAPCAVAPDGLIEAAELDADQFCLGVQWHPEVFEMTDPHTRHVFREFIESSARFGGK; encoded by the coding sequence ATGTCCAAACGCCCCATCATCGGTGTCACCACGCAGACGTTGCAGGCCATCGACGGCATCCCGTCGGGGCTGCCCACGTCGGACGTGATGAACCAGCGGTACTACATCGCCGTCGCCCTCGCCGGAGGTGCGCCGGTCCTGGTGCCGCTGCTCGATGATGAGCCCGACGCGCTGCGTGGCGCCTATGAGGCCTGTGATGGCGTGCTCATCCCCGGCGGCGTCGACATCGACCCCAGGTACTTCAACGAGGATCCGCATCCGCGACTCGGCCGCACCGACGGCGCACGCGATCGCGTTGAGCTGCAGCTCGCGCGTTGGTCCGTCGAAGACCGAAAGCCGCTGCTCGGCCTCTGCCGAGGCCTGCAGGTCATCAACGTCGCGCTGGGCGGCACGCTCTGGCAGGATCTCGAAGATCAGTACGCGGGCGCGATCAAGCACGACTACTTCCCCAACTTCGGGTTCGAGCGCGATCACCTCGCGCACGAGGTCGTCCTCACACGCGGATCAAAGTTGCGCAGCATGATGGAACTCGAGCGCATCCCGGTGAACAGCATGCACCACCAGGGGATCAAGGTGCTGGCGCAGGGTCTCGCGCCGTGCGCGGTCGCGCCGGATGGCCTGATCGAAGCCGCCGAGCTGGACGCGGACCAGTTCTGCCTCGGCGTACAATGGCACCCAGAGGTCTTCGAGATGACCGACCCGCACACGCGGCACGTCTTCCGGGAGTTCATCGAGTCGTCGGCCCGCTTCGGCGGTAAGTAG